From the Bombus pascuorum chromosome 7, iyBomPasc1.1, whole genome shotgun sequence genome, one window contains:
- the LOC132908512 gene encoding nicotinate phosphoribosyltransferase isoform X1 — translation MSDNENKSWCHSRQNCVVQPLLTDLYQITMAYAYWKSQKMNDHAVFDLYFRKNPFQGEFTIFAGLEECMKFLEKFRYSASDIKYLKSTMPSSVDQKFFEYLKDLTPKDVTIYAMEEGSVVFPRIPLLRVEGPLIMVQLLETTLLTLVNYASLMATNAARYRMVAGKNITLLEFGLRRAQGPDGGLSASKYSYIGGFDGTSNVLAGKLYNIPVSGTHAHSYITSFTGIDDLQEKTLAHKGTGQVYDLLELAYKHRNSIAADVGTLVSEASSGELAALISYAIAYPQRFVALVDTYDVKSIESSAKRQACIASLNVKNKRLTNGSNTHAQNGVRNNPIISESASHDKNGLLSQGELGELYVRSGLLNFCAVALALNDLGYKAVGIRIDSGDLAYLSNTARNIFERIAIKYNIPWFAKLTICASNDINEETILSLNEQNHKIDCFGIGTHLVTCQRQPALGCVYKMVEINGQPRIKLSQEVGKVTIPGKKDAFRLYGADGYALIDLLQRSTEEVPQVKHKVLCRHPFQESKRAYVIPSRVESLHKVYWKNGKLCQPLPTLQEIRNRVQESLKTLRNDHKRNLNPTPYKVAVSDDLYNFIHDLWLQNAPIGELS, via the exons atgtcAGATAACGAGAATAAATCATGGTGTCATTCACGTCAAAATTGTGTCGTGCAACCACTTTTAACAG ATTTGTACCAAATTACAATGGCATACGCTTATTGGAAAAGTCAAAAAATGAATGATCATGCTGtgtttgatttatattttcgcaAAAATCCTTTCCAAGGTGAATTCACAATCTTTGCTGGACTAGAAGaatgtatgaaatttttagaaaaatttcgttattcCGCTAGTG ACATTAAGTACTTGAAGTCAACAATGCCATCGTCAGTTGATcaaaaattttttgaatatttgaaagacCTGACCCCAAAAGATGTAACAATATATGCTATGGAAGAAGGTTCAGTTGTTTTTCCAAG AATACCATTACTAAGAGTAGAAGGTCCATTAATAATGGTACAACTTTTGGAAACAACACTGTTGACATTAGTTAACTATGCAAGCTTAATGGCAACTAATGCAGCCAGATATCGTATGGTTGCtgggaaaaatataacattgcTAGAATTTGGTCTTCGAAGAGCTCAGGGTCCTGATGGTGGTTTAAGTGCCTCTAAATATAGTTATATtg GTGGTTTTGATGGTACAAGTAATGTTTTAGCAGGAAAACTTTATAATATTCCTGTAAGTGGAACACATGCACATTCATATATTACATCTTTCACCGGCATTGATGATTTGCAAGAAAAG acTTTGGCACATAAAGGAACAGGACAAGTTTATGACCTTTTAGAATTGGCTTACAAACATCGGAATTCTATTGCAGCTGATGTAGGAACATTAGTTTCTGAAGCTTCTAGTGGAGAATTAGCAGCTTTAATTAGTTATGCCATTGCTTACCCTCAACGATTTGTTGCTCTTGTAGATACATATGATGTGAAaag CATCGAATCCTCGGCCAAGAGACAGGCATGCATAGCCAGCCTAAATGTAAAGAATAAACGTCTAACAAACGGGTCCAATACACATGCCCAAAATGGTGTCAGAAACAATCCAATTATATCAGAATCGGCTTCTCATGACAAGAATGGCTTATTAAGTCAAGGCGAATTGGGTGAGCTCTATGTGAG GAGTGGTCTTCTAAATTTTTGTGCAGTGGCACTAGCTTTAAATGACTTGGGTTATAAAGCAGTTGGTATAAGAATTGATAGCGGTGATTTAGCGTATTTAAGTAATACGgcgagaaatattttcgaaagaatTGCCATCAAATACAATATACCTTGGTTTGCAAAATTAACAATCTGTGCGTCAAATGATATTAACGAGGAGACTATTCTGAGTTTAAATGAGcag AATCATAAGATCGATTGCTTTGGAATTGGGACACATTTGGTAACATGTCAAAGACAACCAGCATTAGGTTGCGTTTATAAAATGGTTGAAATTAATGGCCAACCTAGAATTAAACTTAGTCAGGAAGTTGGTAAAGTAACAATACCAGGAAAGAAAGATGCATTCAGATTATACGGAGCGGATGGATATGCTTTGATCGATCTGTTACAAAGATCAACAGAAGAAGTTCCACAAGTGAAACATAAAGTTCTTTGTAGGCATCCTTTCCAAGAATCAAAAAGAGCTTATGTTATTCCATCGCGAGTGGAATCATTGCATAAG GTATACTGGAAAAATGGTAAATTATGCCAACCTTTGCCTACATTACAAGAAATACGAAATAGAGTTCAAGAGTCACTAAAAACACTCAGAAATGATcacaaaagaaatttaaatcctACACCATATAAA GTGGCTGTTAGTgatgatttatataatttcatacatGATTTGTGGTTACAAAATGCACCCATTGGTGAACTTTCGTGA
- the LOC132908512 gene encoding nicotinate phosphoribosyltransferase isoform X2: protein MSDNENKSWCHSRQNCVVQPLLTDLYQITMAYAYWKSQKMNDHAVFDLYFRKNPFQGEFTIFAGLEECMKFLEKFRYSASDIKYLKSTMPSSVDQKFFEYLKDLTPKDVTIYAMEEGSVVFPRIPLLRVEGPLIMVQLLETTLLTLVNYASLMATNAARYRMVAGKNITLLEFGLRRAQGPDGGLSASKYSYIGGFDGTSNVLAGKLYNIPVSGTHAHSYITSFTGIDDLQEKTLAHKGTGQVYDLLELAYKHRNSIAADVGTLVSEASSGELAALISYAIAYPQRFVALVDTYDVKRSGLLNFCAVALALNDLGYKAVGIRIDSGDLAYLSNTARNIFERIAIKYNIPWFAKLTICASNDINEETILSLNEQNHKIDCFGIGTHLVTCQRQPALGCVYKMVEINGQPRIKLSQEVGKVTIPGKKDAFRLYGADGYALIDLLQRSTEEVPQVKHKVLCRHPFQESKRAYVIPSRVESLHKVYWKNGKLCQPLPTLQEIRNRVQESLKTLRNDHKRNLNPTPYKVAVSDDLYNFIHDLWLQNAPIGELS from the exons atgtcAGATAACGAGAATAAATCATGGTGTCATTCACGTCAAAATTGTGTCGTGCAACCACTTTTAACAG ATTTGTACCAAATTACAATGGCATACGCTTATTGGAAAAGTCAAAAAATGAATGATCATGCTGtgtttgatttatattttcgcaAAAATCCTTTCCAAGGTGAATTCACAATCTTTGCTGGACTAGAAGaatgtatgaaatttttagaaaaatttcgttattcCGCTAGTG ACATTAAGTACTTGAAGTCAACAATGCCATCGTCAGTTGATcaaaaattttttgaatatttgaaagacCTGACCCCAAAAGATGTAACAATATATGCTATGGAAGAAGGTTCAGTTGTTTTTCCAAG AATACCATTACTAAGAGTAGAAGGTCCATTAATAATGGTACAACTTTTGGAAACAACACTGTTGACATTAGTTAACTATGCAAGCTTAATGGCAACTAATGCAGCCAGATATCGTATGGTTGCtgggaaaaatataacattgcTAGAATTTGGTCTTCGAAGAGCTCAGGGTCCTGATGGTGGTTTAAGTGCCTCTAAATATAGTTATATtg GTGGTTTTGATGGTACAAGTAATGTTTTAGCAGGAAAACTTTATAATATTCCTGTAAGTGGAACACATGCACATTCATATATTACATCTTTCACCGGCATTGATGATTTGCAAGAAAAG acTTTGGCACATAAAGGAACAGGACAAGTTTATGACCTTTTAGAATTGGCTTACAAACATCGGAATTCTATTGCAGCTGATGTAGGAACATTAGTTTCTGAAGCTTCTAGTGGAGAATTAGCAGCTTTAATTAGTTATGCCATTGCTTACCCTCAACGATTTGTTGCTCTTGTAGATACATATGATGTGAAaag GAGTGGTCTTCTAAATTTTTGTGCAGTGGCACTAGCTTTAAATGACTTGGGTTATAAAGCAGTTGGTATAAGAATTGATAGCGGTGATTTAGCGTATTTAAGTAATACGgcgagaaatattttcgaaagaatTGCCATCAAATACAATATACCTTGGTTTGCAAAATTAACAATCTGTGCGTCAAATGATATTAACGAGGAGACTATTCTGAGTTTAAATGAGcag AATCATAAGATCGATTGCTTTGGAATTGGGACACATTTGGTAACATGTCAAAGACAACCAGCATTAGGTTGCGTTTATAAAATGGTTGAAATTAATGGCCAACCTAGAATTAAACTTAGTCAGGAAGTTGGTAAAGTAACAATACCAGGAAAGAAAGATGCATTCAGATTATACGGAGCGGATGGATATGCTTTGATCGATCTGTTACAAAGATCAACAGAAGAAGTTCCACAAGTGAAACATAAAGTTCTTTGTAGGCATCCTTTCCAAGAATCAAAAAGAGCTTATGTTATTCCATCGCGAGTGGAATCATTGCATAAG GTATACTGGAAAAATGGTAAATTATGCCAACCTTTGCCTACATTACAAGAAATACGAAATAGAGTTCAAGAGTCACTAAAAACACTCAGAAATGATcacaaaagaaatttaaatcctACACCATATAAA GTGGCTGTTAGTgatgatttatataatttcatacatGATTTGTGGTTACAAAATGCACCCATTGGTGAACTTTCGTGA
- the LOC132908529 gene encoding palmitoyltransferase ZDHHC22-like, protein MKAFPEIIVKICPFIALIYSIAVIIITTYINEKLTPVFIFFCVQVYLNWYSVYTISHNATIMEVKTMGKKLLIYNEAEDNVGYKYWYCEKCINYTCKPTQHCVFCRKCFHFRDHHCFFLGACILRQNIGNFILFCFYTSLTCIYSLCTLGPYLYDNINRVIRTDTDSFNIFLNFCFPIALVRLLHSRENTYILLVTMFDILVSILCICLVYATWKLHSCMSGKQRYANISGKQTLREIFGNYGLSNIIFPYNGLIGTRDLNGRYELKQI, encoded by the coding sequence atgaaagcatTCCcagaaattattgtaaaaatttgtcCATTTATTGCATTGATATATAGTATAGCTGTTATCATTATAACAACGTATATTAATGAAAAGCTTACTCCagttttcatctttttttgtGTTCAAGTATATCTAAATTGGTATtcggtatatactataagtCACAACGCAACAATTATGGAAGTTAAAACTATGGGAAAgaagttattaatatataatgagGCAGAAGATAATGTTGGATATAAATATTGGTATTgcgaaaaatgtattaattatacatgtaAACCAACACAACATTGTGTTTTTTGTAGAAAGTGCTTCCATTTTCGTGATCATCATTGTTTTTTCTTGGGTGCCTGTATATTAAGACAAAATATaggtaattttattctattttgtttttatacatCTCTAACATGTATATATTCATTGTGTACTCTTGGACCATACTTATATGACAATATTAATCGTGTAATAAGAACAGATACGGATTccttcaatatatttttgaatttctgCTTTCCTATTGCTCTTGTTAGATTATTACATTCTAGAGAAAATACTTACATACTACTTGTAACAATGTTTGACATATTAGTCTCTATCTTGTGTATTTGTTTGGTATATGCAACATGGAAATTGCATAGTTGTATGTCAGGTAAACAGCGGTATGCAAATATATCAGGAAAACAAACTTTAAGagaaatttttggaaattatggcctttcaaatattattttcccgTATAACGGTCTTATAGGGACTAGAGACCTTAATGGGAGATACGAATTAAAGCAAATATAA
- the LOC132908533 gene encoding stromal cell-derived factor 2-like protein 1, with protein sequence MKENLIYFSCVISFMIVILWTSSVKAKGTQHVTCGSTLKLMNVDYKVRLHSHDIKYGSGSGQQSVTGTSAKEDGNSYWLVKAGTKKQCTRGTPIKCGDIIRLEHIATKKNLHSHRVSSPLSGKQEISAYGDYKGEGDNGDNWLLVCQIEFWKRDEPVMLNHVDTDTYLAVSGRVYGNPINGQTEVVGEYSARSPHVEWVTTEGVFIHPNDFKAQHHTHTEL encoded by the exons atgaaagaaaatttaatttatttctcatgTGTAATTTCATTCATGATAGTTATACTCTGGACAAGTTCTGTAAAAG cTAAAGGAACACAACATGTGACGTGTGGTTCtactttaaaattaatgaatgtGGATTATAAAGTAAGATTACATTCTCATGACATAAAGTATGGAAGTGGAAGTGGTCAACAATCAGTAACAGGAACTTCAGCAAAAGAAGATGGAAATTCTTATTGGCTTGTAAAAGCAGGAACAAAGAAACAGTGTACTAGAGG aacgcCAATCAAATGTGGAGATATTATAAGACTAGAACATATAGCAACAAAAAAGAATCTTCATTCACATCGTGTTAGTTCACCACTTAGTGGTAAACAAGAAATATCTGCTTATGGTGACTACAAGGGAGAAGGTGACAATGGTGACAATTGGCTTTTAGTATGTCAGATTGAATTTTGGAAGAGAGATGAACCTGTTATGTTAAATCATGTAGATACGGATAC ATACTTAGCAGTAAGTGGAAGAGTTTATGGTAATCCTATTAATGGTCAGACTGAAGTAGTGGGTGAATATTCTGCTAGGTCTCCTCATGTTGAATGGGTAACAACAGAAGGAGTATTTATTCATCCTAATGACTTTAAAGCTCAACACCATACACATACAGAATTATAA